A genomic region of Deltaproteobacteria bacterium contains the following coding sequences:
- the hrcA gene encoding heat-inducible transcription repressor HrcA, whose translation MDSERVRKILTAIIREYVASAGPVGSRSLARRYGLDLSPATIRNVMADLTEMGYLSQPHPSAGRVPTDKAFRCYVDSILNVRKLTRHERDRIRRNYHPSKLDMTQTLKETCRILSATSNYLGLVIAPELGKMRFKHIQFVRVGPFQVLAIFVTTSGTIQNKRLDTDEDLGQDYLDKITRYLDSILSGLTLSEVRKRILEEMEKERIAYDRLMERALKLGERAFLETEDRELYMEGKVKIFDAPEFSSTEKMKRLLQTLEEKSFLLKLLDQSLESRGVQTIIGTEFDRSDMAECTLVAATYGTPDSSRGTLGVIGPMRMNYSRIIPLVSYTAQLLTESMAEAGA comes from the coding sequence ATGGACTCCGAGAGGGTGCGGAAGATCCTGACGGCCATAATCCGCGAGTATGTGGCCTCGGCCGGGCCGGTTGGTTCGAGGAGTTTGGCGAGGCGATACGGCTTGGACCTGAGTCCGGCCACCATTAGAAACGTTATGGCCGACCTCACCGAGATGGGATATCTTTCGCAGCCCCATCCGTCGGCGGGGAGGGTTCCAACCGACAAGGCTTTTCGCTGTTATGTCGATTCCATACTGAATGTGAGGAAACTGACCCGGCACGAGCGAGACCGGATCAGACGGAACTATCATCCTTCGAAGCTCGACATGACGCAAACCCTCAAAGAGACCTGTCGTATCCTTTCGGCCACTTCCAACTATCTCGGCCTGGTCATCGCTCCAGAGTTGGGCAAGATGAGATTCAAACATATCCAGTTTGTCCGCGTGGGCCCGTTTCAGGTCCTGGCTATCTTCGTTACCACTTCAGGGACCATCCAGAACAAGCGCCTCGATACCGACGAGGATCTGGGCCAGGACTATCTCGACAAGATTACCCGGTATCTCGATTCCATCCTTTCGGGTTTGACCCTGTCCGAAGTGCGCAAGAGGATCCTGGAAGAGATGGAGAAGGAGAGGATCGCATACGACCGGCTAATGGAAAGAGCCCTCAAGCTCGGCGAAAGGGCGTTCCTGGAGACCGAAGATAGAGAGCTGTATATGGAGGGGAAGGTCAAGATCTTCGATGCTCCCGAGTTCAGCAGCACCGAAAAGATGAAGCGCCTTCTCCAGACCCTTGAAGAGAAGAGCTTTCTCCTCAAGCTCCTGGACCAGAGTCTGGAGTCGCGGGGGGTGCAGACCATAATCGGGACAGAGTTTGACCGGAGCGATATGGCGGAGTGTACCCTTGTCGCTGCCACCTATGGCACGCCTGATTCCTCTCGGGGGACCCTGGGAGTCATCGGCCCTATGCGCATGAACTACTCCAGAATCATTCCACTCGTGAGTTACACCGCTCAGCTGTTGACAGAGAGCATGGCTGAGGCTGGTGCCTAG
- the grpE gene encoding nucleotide exchange factor GrpE: MEEMPVKGGSQGKPMEEGGESNQAETAHEASRKKKRRAATSEELKRALEEQKRLAQDNYEKFLRAYAELENYKKRVEREKANLLKYGNEALIRDLLPFIDNLQRAVEHASGEKNNSPEALIQGVELTLKDLMRVLEKHGLKPIESVGGIFDPNLHEAMMQVETEDHEPQTIVEEFQKGYLLGDRLLRPARVSVATRPGSPAEGRTEGEGPSPSPEDEA, translated from the coding sequence ATGGAAGAGATGCCAGTCAAGGGGGGGAGTCAGGGGAAACCCATGGAGGAAGGCGGGGAGTCTAATCAGGCAGAGACCGCTCATGAGGCCTCCCGGAAAAAGAAGCGGAGAGCCGCAACCAGCGAGGAACTGAAAAGGGCTCTGGAGGAGCAGAAGCGGCTCGCCCAGGACAACTACGAGAAGTTTCTCCGCGCTTACGCCGAGCTCGAGAACTACAAGAAGAGAGTCGAGAGGGAGAAGGCGAATCTTCTGAAGTACGGCAACGAGGCCTTGATTCGAGATCTGCTTCCCTTTATCGATAATCTTCAGAGAGCGGTGGAGCACGCTTCAGGGGAGAAGAACAACAGCCCCGAAGCCTTGATCCAGGGTGTGGAACTGACCCTGAAAGATCTGATGAGAGTCCTGGAAAAGCACGGCCTTAAGCCGATAGAGTCGGTGGGCGGGATTTTTGACCCTAATCTCCACGAAGCCATGATGCAGGTCGAAACCGAGGACCACGAGCCTCAGACCATTGTGGAGGAGTTTCAAAAGGGATACCTCCTGGGAGACCGTCTTCTCCGCCCTGCCAGGGTCTCCGTGGCGACCAGACCGGGCAGTCCTGCGGAGGGACGAACCGAGGGAGAAGGCCCATCCCCCTCTCCGGAAGACGAAGCTTGA
- the dnaK gene encoding molecular chaperone DnaK, whose translation MGKIIGIDLGTTNSCVAVMEGGDPVVIANQEGSRTTPSVVAFTDKGERLVGQIAKRQAITNSENTIYAVKRLIGRKFTDPEVRKDIDIVSYKIVEAKNGDAWVRARGKDYSPAEISGMILQKMKQTAEDYLGEKVEEAVVTVPAYFNDSQRQATKDAGKIAGLEVKRIINEPTAASLAYGLEKKKDEKIAVFDLGGGTFDISILELGDGVFEVKSTNGNTHLGGEDFDQRIIDYLADEFMKDQGIDLRSDRMALQRLKEAAEKAKMELSSSLETDVNLPFITADAGGPKHLNIKLTRAKLEKLVEDLIDMVEEPCRTALEDAGLNASAINEVILVGGMTRMPRVQQKVKEIFGKEPNKSVNPDEVVAIGAAIQAGVLKGDVKDVLLLDVTPLSLGIETLGGVFTKLIEKNTTIPTRKSQIFSTAADNQPAVSIHVLQGEREMAAYNKTLGRFDLVGIPPAPRGVPQIEVTFDIDANGIVHVSAKDLATGKEQSIKITASSGLSEEEIQRMVRDAEAHAEEDKKKRALAEARNNLDSLIYMTEKNLKEYGDKIDSSEKSNIDSALEDARKALESEDVDTVKSAADRLTQVSHKLAEAMYAKASQTGQQAGTGGGAGQGQESQKKPDEDVVEAEFEEVKDNK comes from the coding sequence ATGGGCAAGATTATCGGAATCGATTTGGGAACCACGAACTCCTGTGTGGCGGTGATGGAGGGCGGGGATCCCGTGGTCATTGCAAACCAGGAGGGAAGCCGTACGACTCCGTCTGTAGTGGCTTTTACGGATAAGGGAGAGAGACTGGTGGGGCAGATCGCCAAGCGCCAGGCCATCACCAATTCAGAGAATACCATATACGCCGTGAAGCGGCTCATCGGACGGAAATTCACCGATCCCGAGGTGAGGAAGGATATAGACATCGTCTCCTACAAGATCGTGGAAGCAAAGAACGGAGATGCCTGGGTGAGGGCCAGGGGTAAGGACTACAGCCCGGCCGAGATTTCGGGTATGATCCTCCAGAAGATGAAACAGACGGCAGAGGACTACCTCGGTGAGAAGGTGGAGGAGGCCGTGGTGACGGTTCCCGCCTATTTTAATGACAGCCAACGGCAGGCAACCAAAGATGCCGGCAAAATAGCCGGGCTGGAAGTGAAGAGGATCATCAACGAACCCACGGCCGCCTCGCTGGCCTACGGCCTCGAAAAGAAGAAGGACGAGAAGATCGCGGTCTTCGACCTCGGCGGGGGGACCTTCGATATTTCGATCCTGGAGTTGGGAGATGGGGTTTTCGAGGTCAAGTCGACCAACGGCAATACCCACCTGGGAGGCGAGGACTTCGACCAGCGGATCATCGACTACCTGGCCGACGAGTTCATGAAGGATCAGGGAATCGACCTCCGGTCTGACCGCATGGCGTTGCAGCGTCTCAAAGAGGCGGCCGAAAAGGCCAAGATGGAGCTTTCTTCTTCCCTGGAGACAGACGTCAACCTCCCCTTTATCACTGCCGATGCCGGTGGGCCGAAGCATCTCAACATAAAACTGACCCGTGCAAAGCTCGAGAAACTCGTGGAAGATCTTATCGACATGGTGGAAGAGCCCTGCAGGACCGCTCTGGAAGATGCGGGCCTGAATGCTTCGGCGATCAATGAGGTGATTCTGGTTGGGGGCATGACCCGCATGCCGAGAGTCCAGCAGAAGGTCAAGGAGATCTTCGGTAAGGAACCCAACAAGAGCGTCAACCCCGACGAGGTAGTGGCCATTGGAGCCGCGATCCAGGCGGGCGTTCTCAAGGGGGATGTAAAGGATGTGTTGCTTCTTGACGTGACTCCCCTTTCCCTGGGTATTGAGACTCTCGGCGGTGTGTTCACCAAACTGATCGAGAAGAATACCACTATCCCTACTCGAAAAAGCCAGATCTTCTCGACCGCTGCGGACAATCAACCTGCGGTGAGTATTCATGTCCTGCAGGGAGAGCGGGAGATGGCTGCCTACAACAAGACACTGGGGAGATTCGACCTGGTAGGCATTCCTCCGGCCCCCAGAGGGGTCCCACAAATCGAGGTGACCTTTGACATCGACGCGAACGGGATAGTCCATGTCTCGGCCAAGGATCTGGCAACGGGTAAGGAACAATCGATCAAGATCACAGCTTCCAGCGGGCTGTCGGAGGAGGAGATCCAGAGGATGGTCCGGGATGCCGAGGCCCACGCCGAGGAAGACAAGAAGAAGAGGGCACTGGCAGAGGCCCGGAACAACCTGGACAGCCTTATCTATATGACCGAAAAGAACCTGAAGGAATACGGGGACAAGATCGACTCCTCGGAGAAGAGCAACATCGACAGTGCCCTTGAAGACGCCAGGAAGGCTCTCGAATCGGAGGATGTGGATACCGTCAAATCCGCGGCTGACCGCCTGACCCAGGTCTCCCATAAACTCGCCGAGGCCATGTACGCCAAGGCCTCTCAGACAGGGCAGCAGGCCGGGACCGGCGGAGGTGCGGGACAGGGGCAGGAGAGCCAAAAGAAACCCGACGAGGACGTGGTAGAGGCAGAATTCGAAGAGGTGAAGGACAACAAGTAG